A stretch of the Camarhynchus parvulus chromosome 4, STF_HiC, whole genome shotgun sequence genome encodes the following:
- the PAQR3 gene encoding progestin and adipoQ receptor family member 3 — MHQKLLRSAHYIELGSYQYWPVLVPRGIRLYTYEQIPVFLKDNPYITDGYRAYLPSRLCIKSLFILSNETVNIWSHLLGFLLFFTLGIYDLTAVLPAAGASREDFVICSVCLFCFQVCMLCSVGYHLFCCHRSEKTSRRWMALDYAGISIGILGCYVSGVFYAFYCSNYWRQVYLITVLAMILAVFFAQIHPSYLTQQWHRLRSMIFCSVSGYGIIPTIHWVWLNGGVGASIVQEFAPRVFVMYFIAAVAFLFYISKVPERYFPGQLNYLGSSHQVWHILAVVMLYWWHQSTVYIMQYRHSKPCPEYSADL; from the exons ATGCACCAGAAGCTGCTGCGCAGCGCGCACTACATCGAGCTGGGCAGCTACCAGTACTGGCCGGTGCTGGTGCCCCGCGGCATCCGGCTCTACACGTACGAGCAGATCCCAGTGTTCCTGAAGGACAACCCCTACATCACCGATGGATACCGCGCATACCTGCCCTCCCGCCTGTGCATCAAGAG CCTCTTCATCCTCTCCAACGAGACCGTCAACATCTGGAGCCACCTGCTCGGCTTCCTGCTCTTCTTCACGCTCGGCATCTACGACCTGACCGCCGTACTGCCGGCCGCCGGCGCCTCCCGCGAGGACTTCGTCATCTGCTCCGTCTGCCTCTTCTGCTTCCAG GTGTGTATGCTTTGCTCAGTAGGATACCACCTGTTCTGCTGCCACCGCTCTGAGAAGACCAGCCGGCGCTGGATGGCACTGGATTACGCGGGCATTTCCATTGGGATCCTGGGCTGCTACGTGTCAGGCGTGTTCTACGCCTTCTACTGCAGTAAT TACTGGCGCCAGGTGTATTTGATCACTGTGCTGGCCATGATCCTGGCAGTGTTTTTTGCTCAGATCCACCCCAGTTACCTCacacagcagtggcacaggctgcGCTCCATGATCTTCTGCTCCGTGTCTGGTTATGGAATCATTCCCACCATCCACTGGGTTTGGCTCAATGGAGGCGTTGGGGCATCCATTGTAcag gaGTTTGCTCCGCGGGTATTTGTCATGTACTTCATCGCTGCTGTAGCTTTTCTCTTCTATATTTCCAAAGTTCCAGAAAGATACTTCCCAG GCCAGCTGAACTACCTCGGCTCGAGCCACCAAGTGTGGCACATCCTGGCAGTGGTGATGCTGTACTGGTGGCACCAGTCCACAGTGTACATCATGCAGTACCGACACAGCAAGCCCTGCCCCGAGTACAGCGCAGACCTGTGA